A stretch of Podospora bellae-mahoneyi strain CBS 112042 chromosome 5, whole genome shotgun sequence DNA encodes these proteins:
- a CDS encoding hypothetical protein (EggNog:ENOG503NVDH; antiSMASH:Cluster_9; COG:S) has product MAPSSNTSPAPLPRRLSCDRCHYQKLRCTRTGDSQTSTCNRCIRQNAQCVYSSSLPKGRPSMYRLANERRPPASPKTASSTTSSASSDVPPAAKTDGAEIAENSMQISDSSTANDDLDQLLAGAIGPSWMHPMEWNDMQIDTCSGDEFLNLLHHNPPTPPSACFTGSQTPMFELFESATTIAKSDPDVGIAQLSQLSTRLYPIHRRSCSLAETAGSSGQMSQDMGQQHKSQALIDDNAFIVVAKWLVQGVSTNMDMLFRAGDHRLHNPNINPALQSEPPTTGETLNDLFAASHHLLEILRLLQSNVTGGNSNDMDVAAAPAGATDFWRSITPQSTDSNDGTAGFGEGSKPVPTTSAPSSSHGRPSSSSEYSSTVVRHLVIACHTLLLNIYIAVLIALQHDVDLRYSSLPAEAAALADMRLVLVVQLCSYLIKRQHQAVDVYLSFPNTLTQNVEPNSPSSNTASGNGEVRSDLELEVQQRLSKLRQTLRI; this is encoded by the exons ATGGCCCCCTCATCGAATACCAGTCCTGCTCCGTTGCCGCGACGATTATCGTGTGACCGTTGCCATTACCAG AAGTTGAGATGTACACGAACCGGGGACAGCCAAACGAGTACTTGCAACCGCTGCATTCGACAGAACGCACAATGTGTTTACAGCTCCAGTCTTCCCAAAGGAAGACCGAGCATGTACCGTCTAGCAAACGAGCGTCGCCCTCCAGCGAGCCCGAAGACCGCCTCTTCCACTACGAGCTCCGCCAGTTCCGATGTCCCACCTGCTGCGAAGACGGATGGGGCTGAAATAGCAGAGAACAGCATGCAGATTAGCGACTCTTCCACCGCAAACGACGACCTTGATCAGCTGCTAGCTGGAGCCATTGGCCCATCCTGGATGCACCCGATGGAATGGAACGACATGCAGATCGATACATGTAGTGGAGATGAGTTCTTGAACCtgctccaccacaaccctccaacaccgccgTCGGCCTGTTTCACAGGTTCCCAAACACCCATGTTTGAGCTCTTTGAGAGTGCCACCACCATTGCAAAGAGTGACCCCGATGTGGGAATTGCCCAGCTGTCTCAGCTAAGCACACGTCTGTATCCAATTCACAGGAGGAGTTGTAGCTTGGCAGAGACAGCAGGATCATCTGGCCAGATGAGCCAAGACATGGGCCAACAACACAAGAGCCAAGCTTTGATCGACGATAATGCTTTCATAGTGGTCGCCAAATGGCTGGTTCAGGGCGTATCAACCAACATGGACATGCTCTTTCGTGCAGGCGATCACCGTCTCCACAATCCGAACATCAACCCGGCGCTTCAGTCGGAGCCCCCCACTACGGGTGAGACTCTGAACGACCTTTTTGCAgcctcccaccaccttctcgaaATCTTGAGACTGCTGCAGTCCAACGTTACAGGCGGGAACAGCAACGATATGGACGTTGCCGCAGCACCAGCGGGAGCAACCGACTTTTGGAGAAGCATCACCCCGCAGTCGACAGACAGCAATGATGGCACGGCTGGCTTTGGCGAGGGGTCCAAGCCGGTCCCGACGACCTCGGCCCCTTCCTCCAGCCATGGTCGTCCGTCGTCGTCCAGCGAGTACTCGTCGACAGTTGTCAGACACCTGGTCATCGCCTGCCacaccctccttctcaacatctACATTGCCGTGCTCATCGCTCTGCAGCACGACGTGGACCTCCGATATTCCTCTCTTCCTGCCGAAGCAGCAGCCCTGGCGGACATGCGCTTGGTTCTCGTGGTCCAGCTTTGCTCTTACCTGATCAAGCGCCAGCACCAAGCCGTCGACGtttatctttcttttcccaacaccctcacGCAAAATGTTGAACCGAACAGCCCCTCTTCCAACACCGCCAGCGgcaatggggaggtgagaaGCGACCTGGAGCTGGAAGTTCAGCAACGACTGTCGAAATTGCGACAGACACTCCGGATCTAA
- a CDS encoding hypothetical protein (EggNog:ENOG503P1TF; COG:G; antiSMASH:Cluster_9; CAZy:GH11), protein MVQISSFLVALGLLQAGLGAPQPDAKGVQGRQGYYFQNWSEGGSNIRCSNGQGGSFSANWNSRGGFVCGKGWSGGGARTIKYSGTYNATGPGYLAVYGWTRNPLIEYYILESYADLAPNEPWTSKGNFTIDEGTFEVFTSTRVNKPSIEGTRTFQQYWSVRSEKRVGGTVTTQKHFDEWAKRGMRLGRHDYVVMAVEGYTATGGSGSAGSASITLG, encoded by the exons ATGGTTCAGATCTCCTCCTTTCTCGTCGCGCTGGGTCTCCTTCAAGCAGGCTTGGGCGCACCCCAACCTGACGCTAAAGGGGTCCAAGGACGACAGGGCTATTACTTCCAAAACTGGTCTGAAGGCGGCTCCAACATTAGATGTTCCAACGGCCAGGGAGGTTCCTTCTCGGCAAACTGGAACTCGAGAGGTGGCTTCGTCTGTGGCAAGGGCTGGAGTGGTGGCGGGGCTAG GACTATCAAATATAGCGGGACATACAACGCCACCGGACCAGGCTACCTAGCCGTCTACGGGTGGACTCGCAACCCCTTGATCGAGTATTACATTCTTGAGTCCTACGCTGATCTCGCACCTAATGAGCCCTG GACATCCAAAGGCAACTTCACTATCGATGAGGGCACTTTTGAGGTTTTCACCAGCACCCGAGTGAACAAGCCATCCATTGAAGGCACGAGGACCTTCCAGCAGTACTGGAGCGTGCGTTCCGAAAAGCGAGTGGGCGGGACGGTCACAACGCAGAAGCACTTTGATGAGTGGGCCAAGAGAGGCATGAGATTGGGTCGGCATGATtatgtggtgatggctgtggAAGGTTATACTGCTACCGGCGGCAGTGGCTCGGCAGGATCAGCCAGCATCACCctgggatga
- a CDS encoding hypothetical protein (EggNog:ENOG503NUQZ; SMCOG1087:hypothetical protein; COG:C; antiSMASH:Cluster_9): MHVLIVGGGLGGLSLAQTLRKQGISFEVFERDESADSRFQGWAIGIHSIIGDLKASFPDDMPDMKQATDHLQPIDLPCQIGLYYPGRQGRVGVQDTPENPIIRAERLRLRRWLSTNIDIQWNKHVKSISHNDQGVQVFFQDGSSAKGDILVGADGINSVVREQLLQTPNSALLKTVPLAAIIGEVTLHGDAFKRQLELGHSAYIYVAPDLGCWMFGGLHHALPDGVSGKHYWMLMKPDPTVADPNHWLQTATQQEKLDYALALVAKLPPKFREIYEATPASGIKQESHVWRDLELESLPAGRVVLLGDAAHAMTPFRGEGGYNALIDSMKLAKILAGVDGSDIDAIKKAVEEYNKEMLERGVEAVRASRGEQSAQKTKSANAKVMSAGQEARVLPEREIVLTARG, translated from the exons ATGCATGTTCTTATCGTGGGCGGTGGCTTGGGTGGGCTCAGCCTGGCCCAGACTCTTCGCAAGCAGGGCATCTCGTTCGAGGTCTTTGAGCGCGACGAGTCTGCGGACAGTCGTTTTCAGGGATGGGCCATCGGAATCCACAG CATCATTGGGGACTTGAAGGCGTCTTTTCCGGATGATATGCCGGACATGAAACAAGCGACTgaccatctccaaccaaTCGATCTCCCATGCCAGATTGGCTTGTATTATCCCGGCCGCCAAGGTAGGGTGGGTGTTCAAGACACCCCTGAAAACCCAATCATTCGTGCCGAGAGACTTCGTCTCCGCCGGTGGCTCTCCACCAATATCGACATTCAGTGGAACAAGCACGTCAAGAGCATCAGCCACAACGACCAGGGCGTCCAAGTCTTCTTCCAAGATGGCAGCAGCGCCAAGGGCGACATTTTGGTCGGAGCGGACGGCATCAACAGCGTGGTCCGCGAGCAACTGCTCCAGACTCCCAACTCGGCCCTCCTCAAGACGGTCCCCTTGGCAGCTATCATTGGCGAGGTGACCCTCCACGGCGACGCCTTCAAGCGCCAGCTCGAGCTAGGCCACTCAGCCTACATTTACGTCGCCCCTGACCTCGGCTGCTGGATGTTTGGCGGTCTGCACCACGCCCTCCCCGACGGCGTCTCCGGCAAACACTACTGGATGCTCATGAAGCCCGATCCCACCGTCGCCGACCCCAACCACTGGCTTCAGACTGCTACCCAGCAGGAGAAGCTCGATTACGCTTTGGCCCTTGTCGCGAAGCTCCCGCCCAAGTTTAGGGAAATCTACGAGGCCACGCCCGCAAGCGGGATCAAGCAGGAGAGTCATGTGTGGAGGGATCTTGAGCTGGAGAGTCTGCCTGCCGGACGGGTCGTTTtgcttggtgatgctgctcaTGCCATGACGCCGTTCCGTGGCGAGGGGGGGTATAATGCGCTGATCGACTCGATGAAGCTGGCCAAAATACTGGCAGGCGTGGATGGGAGTGACATTGACGCTATCAAGAAGGCAGTAGAGGAGTATAACAAGGAGATGCTTGAGAGGGGCGTGGAGGCTGTTCGTGCTTCGAGGGGTGAACAGAGTGCTCAGAAGACCAAGAGCGCCAACGCAAAGGTCATGAGTGCTGGTCAGGAGGCGCGGGTTTTGCCGGAAAGGGAGATTGTTCTGACGGCCAGGGGCTGa
- a CDS encoding hypothetical protein (antiSMASH:Cluster_9; EggNog:ENOG503P2MN; COG:Q), producing MPSADLVLPLIDLAPYLSPDATPSSKATVIAQVRAAVAEFGFFQVINHGIPLASQHALIEAIRTLMRIPKEDKLAMSFLKNPCRRGYEGSGDTFRTGDKMHDAKEAFYIGRPSEKIEPPGFHGPNIWPSPELVPEAEFRDPVWSYYQETNRLGREIWQLLIQGLGHPGELLSQFTKKPVVMMKMIRYPPFSSTLPGQFGVGAHTDFGGVTVLLQEAGRNGLEVEHKGEWIPVPALENVLVINAGDMIAGWSGGVYQSAKHRVINKGEEERISCATFWHGDLDATNPFIDGKGEGAAGDETVADLLVKRFRSQFSLMKGKKTEEVVRGEVFAH from the exons ATGCCCTCCGccgacctcgtcctccccctcatcgaTCTCGCCCCTTATCTCTCCCCAGACGCCACCCCGTCATCCAAAGCAACAGTCATTGCCCAAGTTCGCGCTGCCGTCGCCGAGTTTGGCTTCTTCCAAGTCATCAACCATGGAatccccctcgcctcccaaCACGCCCTGATTGAGGCGATTCGCACTCTCATGAGAATCCCCAAGGAAGACAAACTGGCCATGAGCTTCCTCAAAAATCCCTGCCGTCGGGGGTACGAGGGGTCAGGGGATACCTTCCGGACTGGAGACAAGATGCACGACGCCAAAGAA gcattCTACATTGGCCGTCCCTCCGAAAAGATTGAGCCTCCTGGGTTCCACGGCCCAAACATTTGGCCTTCGCCTGAGCTGGTCCCCGAGGCCGAGTTCCGCGACCCGGTCTGGTCGTACTATCAGGAGACGAACCGGCTGGGCAGGGAGATCTGGCAGCTTCTCATCCAGGGACTTGGTCACCCGGGGGAGCTGCTCTCCCAGTTCACCAAGAAGCCTGtcgtgatgatgaagatgattcGGTATCCTCCCTTTTCGTCTACCTTGCCGGGCCAGTTCGGTGTAGGTGCCCACACCGATTTTGGTGGCGTCACAGTTCTCCTGCAAGAGGCTGGACGAAATGGGCTGGAGGTCGAGCACAAGGGGGAGTGGATTCCTGTGCCTGCGCTGGAGAACGTTTTGGTGATCAACGCTGGTGATATGATTGCTGGCTGGTCCGGAGGCGTGTACCAGAGTGCGAAGCACAGGGTTATTAAcaagggtgaagaagagaggatCAGCTGTGCGACGTTCTGGCACGGTGACTTGGATGCCACGAACCCGTTTATTGATGGCAAGGGAGAGGGCGCAGCCGGGGATGAGACGGTGGCTGATTTGCTGGTCAAGAGGTTTAGGAGCCAGTTTAGCttgatgaaggggaagaagaccgaagaggtggtgaggggagaAGTGTTTGCTCATTGA
- a CDS encoding putative secondary metabolism biosynthetic enzyme (antiSMASH:Cluster_9; SMCOG1028:crotonyl-CoA reductase / alcohol dehydrogenase; COG:C; EggNog:ENOG503NXT7): MPSLNAELSLPRTQTAIIAQGPGKLAIQHDVAVPTLAPDMAIGLFTLVASSPIPTMLDYSPAQGAIHGYDFAGTIVALGKDAPAHLSVGDRVAGMVFGGNSNVKTIGGFSQYVGAMADLLLRLPEDMSFEEGASLGTGVATATLSLFDRLRVPATLDDLRRGEPKQGEFVLVAGGSTASGTRAIQLLKNAGLRPIASCSPSNFALVERFGAEKVFDYHSPTCAQEIREYTRNELEYALDCVSQADTTKLCFESIGRAGGRYVSLEPFRDTVAQTRALTIEPSWVMVLSIFGIKVGLEGEYGREATPEDRRFGAQAFAAVQSLLDGGKIQAHPIKVMPGGWEGVMKGVDIIRSQSLSGQKMVYSVV; encoded by the exons ATGCCATCGTTAAACGCAGAGCTCTCCCTCCCAAGGACACAGACGGCAATTATTGCTCAGGGACCTGGGAAACTCGCCATTCAGCACGATGTCGCAGTGCCGACGCTCGCACCCGACATGGCAATCGGTTTGTTTACCCTCgtcgcctcctctcccataCCCACC ATGCTCGATTACAGCCCAGCTCAGGGAGCTATTCATGGTTATGACTTTGCAGGCACCATTGTTGCCCTCGGGAAAGACGCTCCTGCGCATCTCTCAGTCGGGGATAGGGTTGCCGGCATGGTTTTTGGCGGCAATTCAAACGTCAAAACCATTGGGGGGTTCTCTCAATACGTGGGAGCAATGGCGGATCTTTTACTTAGACTTCCCGAAGACATGAGCTTCGAGGAGGGTGCTAGCTTGGGAACTGGTGTTGCCACCGCAACGCTATCGTTGTTTGACAGACTTCGTGTACCTGCCACTCTGGACGACCTCCGCAGAGGTGAGCCAAAGCAAGGAGAAtttgttcttgttgctgGAGGCAGCACGGCGTCTGGAACCAGAGCCATTCAACTTCTGAAGAA TGCCGGCCTCAGACCAATCGCATCATGCTCCCCTTCCAACTTTGCCCTTGTTGAACGGTTCGGTGCCGAAAAGGTCTTTGACTACCACTCCCCAACATGTGCTCAAGAGATCCGCGAGTACACCCGCAACGAGCTCGAGTATGCTCTCGACTGCGTCTCACAGGCCGACACTACCAAGCTTTGCTTCGAATCAATCGGGCGTGCTGGCGGTCGCTATGTTTCTCTTGAACCGTTCAGAGATACTGTAGCGCAGACGCGGGCTCTGACGATTGAGCCGTCGTGGGTGATGGTTCTCAGCATCTTCGGAATCaaggtgggtttggagggtgaaTATGGACGAGAGGCAACTCCGGAGGATAGAAGGTTTGGCGCTCAGGCATTCGCTGCTGTGCAAAGCTTACTGGACGGCGGTAAGATTCAAGCTCATCCAATCAAGGTGATGCCcggtgggtgggagggggtcaTGAAGGGAGTTGATATCATCCGGAGTCAATCGTTGTCAGGTCAGAAAATGGTGTATTCCGTGGTGTGA